From Serinus canaria isolate serCan28SL12 chromosome 24, serCan2020, whole genome shotgun sequence, one genomic window encodes:
- the LAYN gene encoding layilin isoform X2, translated as MLAAAALCAAALGCAAGARLLSAVDLSLRRGQTVCRRGTQKPCYRIVHFHDASRRSSYQEAHLACRAAGAHLASIESPAEQRLIESLIRSLPASDGDFWIGLRRSKEEGDNSTECHSFYSWSDGSLSKFRNWYADEPSCGAEVCVVLYHQPSAPPGLGGPYMFQWNDDRCTMKNNFICKYPLEKPTRAPIDNSQRAVATEPWKPKFPEERWRKGTNGTAGRATEPVQGLAFILLSIIPVLLLLLAITGTSCFWLLMKRRQQLLDVAPKGDRTWLPQPGRDSPRLDISREIHKQSEADLAGARPGTKNSSFRAHGGLQSPCRDPQDPSSRGWVTLASTESGFVTNDIYELCGDRVGRSKESSWVDNEIYGY; from the exons ATGCTGGCGGCAGCGGCGCTGTGCGCGGCCGCGCTGGGCTgcgcggcgggggcgcggcTGCTCAGCG cagtggaCCTTTCCCTCAGAAGAG ggcagacGGTTTGCAGGCGTGGGACGCAGAAACCCTGCTACAGAATCGTTCATTTCCACGACGCCTCGCGCAGGAGCAGCTACCAGGAGGCTCACCTGGCCTGCCGGGCTGCTGGGGCACACCTGGCCAGCATCGAGAGCCCGGCGGAGCAGAGGCTGATTGAATCCCTGATCAGGAGCCTCCCCGCCTCCGACGGAGACTTCTGGATTGGGCTCAGGAGGAGCAAGGAGGAGGGGGACAACAGCACAGAGTGTCACAGCTTCTACTCCTGGTCGGATGGGAGCCTGTCCAAGTTCA GGAACTGGTACGCGGACGAGCCATCGTGCGGGGCCGAGGTGTGCGTGGTGCTCTACCACCAACCCTCAGCCCCCCCTGGCCTGGGGGGCCCCTACATGTTCCAGTGGAACGATGACAGGTGCACCATGAAGAACAACTTCATCTGCAAATATCCCCTGG agaaGCCAACAAGAGCTCCAATTGACAATTCCCAAAGAG CTGTGGCAACAGAGCCCTGGAAGCCAAAATTCCCAGAGGAGCGCTGGAGGAAAGGCACCAATGGAACAGCTGGGAGAGCCACAG aacCTGTCCAGGGCCTTGCCTTCATCCTCCTTTCCATCATTCccgtgctgctgctcctgctggccatcACGGGCACCTCCTGCTTTTGGCTGCTCATGAAGAG gagacagcagctgctggatgtgGCCCCCAAGGGTGACAGGacctggctgccccagcccggcagggacagccccaggctggaCATCTCCAGGGAGATCCACAAGCAATCCGAAGCTGACCTGGCTGGGGCCAGGCCTGGCACCAAGAATTCCTCCTTCCGTGCCCAcggggggctgcagagcccctgcagggacccccaggaCCCCTCCAGCCGGGGCTGGGTGACACTGGCCAGCACAGAGAGTGGCTTTGTCACCAACGACATCTACGAGCTCTGCGGGGACCGTGTGGGCAGGAGCAAGGAGTCCAGCTGGGTGGACAATGAGATTTATGGATATTGA
- the LAYN gene encoding layilin isoform X3, whose translation MLAAAALCAAALGCAAGARLLSGQTVCRRGTQKPCYRIVHFHDASRRSSYQEAHLACRAAGAHLASIESPAEQRLIESLIRSLPASDGDFWIGLRRSKEEGDNSTECHSFYSWSDGSLSKFRNWYADEPSCGAEVCVVLYHQPSAPPGLGGPYMFQWNDDRCTMKNNFICKYPLEKPTRAPIDNSQRAVATEPWKPKFPEERWRKGTNGTAGRATEPVQGLAFILLSIIPVLLLLLAITGTSCFWLLMKRRQQLLDVAPKGDRTWLPQPGRDSPRLDISREIHKQSEADLAGARPGTKNSSFRAHGGLQSPCRDPQDPSSRGWVTLASTESGFVTNDIYELCGDRVGRSKESSWVDNEIYGY comes from the exons ATGCTGGCGGCAGCGGCGCTGTGCGCGGCCGCGCTGGGCTgcgcggcgggggcgcggcTGCTCAGCG ggcagacGGTTTGCAGGCGTGGGACGCAGAAACCCTGCTACAGAATCGTTCATTTCCACGACGCCTCGCGCAGGAGCAGCTACCAGGAGGCTCACCTGGCCTGCCGGGCTGCTGGGGCACACCTGGCCAGCATCGAGAGCCCGGCGGAGCAGAGGCTGATTGAATCCCTGATCAGGAGCCTCCCCGCCTCCGACGGAGACTTCTGGATTGGGCTCAGGAGGAGCAAGGAGGAGGGGGACAACAGCACAGAGTGTCACAGCTTCTACTCCTGGTCGGATGGGAGCCTGTCCAAGTTCA GGAACTGGTACGCGGACGAGCCATCGTGCGGGGCCGAGGTGTGCGTGGTGCTCTACCACCAACCCTCAGCCCCCCCTGGCCTGGGGGGCCCCTACATGTTCCAGTGGAACGATGACAGGTGCACCATGAAGAACAACTTCATCTGCAAATATCCCCTGG agaaGCCAACAAGAGCTCCAATTGACAATTCCCAAAGAG CTGTGGCAACAGAGCCCTGGAAGCCAAAATTCCCAGAGGAGCGCTGGAGGAAAGGCACCAATGGAACAGCTGGGAGAGCCACAG aacCTGTCCAGGGCCTTGCCTTCATCCTCCTTTCCATCATTCccgtgctgctgctcctgctggccatcACGGGCACCTCCTGCTTTTGGCTGCTCATGAAGAG gagacagcagctgctggatgtgGCCCCCAAGGGTGACAGGacctggctgccccagcccggcagggacagccccaggctggaCATCTCCAGGGAGATCCACAAGCAATCCGAAGCTGACCTGGCTGGGGCCAGGCCTGGCACCAAGAATTCCTCCTTCCGTGCCCAcggggggctgcagagcccctgcagggacccccaggaCCCCTCCAGCCGGGGCTGGGTGACACTGGCCAGCACAGAGAGTGGCTTTGTCACCAACGACATCTACGAGCTCTGCGGGGACCGTGTGGGCAGGAGCAAGGAGTCCAGCTGGGTGGACAATGAGATTTATGGATATTGA
- the LAYN gene encoding layilin isoform X1, with amino-acid sequence MCLCVRGELSAVFVTLFPESCRCLMTLCCLCFLLPLPAAVDLSLRRGQTVCRRGTQKPCYRIVHFHDASRRSSYQEAHLACRAAGAHLASIESPAEQRLIESLIRSLPASDGDFWIGLRRSKEEGDNSTECHSFYSWSDGSLSKFRNWYADEPSCGAEVCVVLYHQPSAPPGLGGPYMFQWNDDRCTMKNNFICKYPLEKPTRAPIDNSQRAVATEPWKPKFPEERWRKGTNGTAGRATEPVQGLAFILLSIIPVLLLLLAITGTSCFWLLMKRRQQLLDVAPKGDRTWLPQPGRDSPRLDISREIHKQSEADLAGARPGTKNSSFRAHGGLQSPCRDPQDPSSRGWVTLASTESGFVTNDIYELCGDRVGRSKESSWVDNEIYGY; translated from the exons atgtgtttgtgtgtcaGAGGAGAGCTGAGTGCAGTTTTTGTGACGCTGtttccagagagctgcaggtgttTAATGACACTCTGCtgtctgtgtttccttttgcctctcccagcagcagtggaCCTTTCCCTCAGAAGAG ggcagacGGTTTGCAGGCGTGGGACGCAGAAACCCTGCTACAGAATCGTTCATTTCCACGACGCCTCGCGCAGGAGCAGCTACCAGGAGGCTCACCTGGCCTGCCGGGCTGCTGGGGCACACCTGGCCAGCATCGAGAGCCCGGCGGAGCAGAGGCTGATTGAATCCCTGATCAGGAGCCTCCCCGCCTCCGACGGAGACTTCTGGATTGGGCTCAGGAGGAGCAAGGAGGAGGGGGACAACAGCACAGAGTGTCACAGCTTCTACTCCTGGTCGGATGGGAGCCTGTCCAAGTTCA GGAACTGGTACGCGGACGAGCCATCGTGCGGGGCCGAGGTGTGCGTGGTGCTCTACCACCAACCCTCAGCCCCCCCTGGCCTGGGGGGCCCCTACATGTTCCAGTGGAACGATGACAGGTGCACCATGAAGAACAACTTCATCTGCAAATATCCCCTGG agaaGCCAACAAGAGCTCCAATTGACAATTCCCAAAGAG CTGTGGCAACAGAGCCCTGGAAGCCAAAATTCCCAGAGGAGCGCTGGAGGAAAGGCACCAATGGAACAGCTGGGAGAGCCACAG aacCTGTCCAGGGCCTTGCCTTCATCCTCCTTTCCATCATTCccgtgctgctgctcctgctggccatcACGGGCACCTCCTGCTTTTGGCTGCTCATGAAGAG gagacagcagctgctggatgtgGCCCCCAAGGGTGACAGGacctggctgccccagcccggcagggacagccccaggctggaCATCTCCAGGGAGATCCACAAGCAATCCGAAGCTGACCTGGCTGGGGCCAGGCCTGGCACCAAGAATTCCTCCTTCCGTGCCCAcggggggctgcagagcccctgcagggacccccaggaCCCCTCCAGCCGGGGCTGGGTGACACTGGCCAGCACAGAGAGTGGCTTTGTCACCAACGACATCTACGAGCTCTGCGGGGACCGTGTGGGCAGGAGCAAGGAGTCCAGCTGGGTGGACAATGAGATTTATGGATATTGA